The following proteins are co-located in the Hydrogenophaga sp. RAC07 genome:
- a CDS encoding SDR family NAD(P)-dependent oxidoreductase — protein sequence MKKLEGKVAIVSGSGRGIGRAIAMKLAIEGAKIVVNDLDAAPAEQTVADIKKAGGMAVACVGSVTAGDFADRFVKTAIDSFGGLDIIINNAGYTWDNVVQKMTDEQWNAIIDVHLTAPFKILRAAAEFIRVASRKEAEAGQEVFRKVVNISSIAGTGGNAGQANYSAGKAGIIGLTKALSKEWGRYKVNVNAVAFGMIKTRLTEASASGDASIDIQGQKIKVGVNPDLLEMMERTIPLGRGGTPEEAAGSVYLLCIPESNYVSGQTLICGGGISI from the coding sequence ATGAAAAAACTCGAAGGCAAAGTGGCCATCGTTTCAGGTTCGGGCCGCGGCATCGGCCGTGCGATCGCCATGAAGTTGGCCATCGAAGGCGCCAAGATCGTGGTCAACGACCTCGACGCAGCTCCAGCAGAGCAGACCGTGGCCGACATCAAGAAGGCAGGCGGCATGGCCGTGGCCTGCGTGGGCAGCGTCACTGCCGGCGATTTTGCTGATCGCTTCGTCAAGACCGCGATTGACAGCTTCGGCGGCCTGGACATCATCATCAACAACGCCGGCTACACCTGGGACAACGTGGTTCAGAAGATGACGGACGAGCAATGGAACGCGATCATCGACGTGCATCTGACCGCGCCGTTCAAAATTTTGCGCGCTGCCGCAGAGTTCATTCGCGTCGCCTCGCGCAAGGAAGCCGAAGCCGGGCAGGAGGTGTTCCGCAAGGTGGTCAACATCTCGTCTATCGCCGGCACCGGCGGCAACGCCGGCCAGGCTAACTACTCAGCGGGCAAGGCCGGCATCATTGGCCTGACCAAGGCGCTCTCCAAGGAGTGGGGGCGTTACAAGGTGAACGTCAACGCCGTCGCTTTTGGCATGATCAAAACGCGGCTGACCGAAGCTTCGGCCAGCGGCGACGCATCCATTGACATCCAGGGCCAAAAGATCAAGGTCGGCGTCAACCCTGATCTGCTGGAAATGATGGAGCGCACCATTCCGCTGGGTCGCGGCGGCACGCCCGAGGAAGCGGCCGGATCGGTCTACCTGCTGTGTATTCCCGAGTCGAACTACGTAAGCGGCCAGACGCTGATCTGCGGCGGCGGCATCTCGATCTAA
- a CDS encoding acyl-CoA dehydrogenase family protein → MDIDFSPEDMAFQQEVRTWFKAHTPSDLKRKTVTGEMLQKNDIVQWQRRLDGQGWLVTGWPKEHGGPGWTPTQRYIFDLERAAASAPVGLSMGVIMLGPVLIAFGTPEQKAQYLPRIRRCEDWWCQGYSEPGAGSDLASLKTTAVADGSDYIINGSKIWTTYAHWATHMFCLVRTANTGKKQEGISFLLIEMDRSGIDVKPIVSIDGEHHLNQVFLTDVRVPRKNLVGREGQGWDIAKYLLTHERTSIAGVADCKAHLANLYAAAGERRSGGQPLMEDAAMRLKLARAEIELMALEHTNFRVLAATASGKAPGPESSLLKTMGTAVQQTLAELGVEIAAEQAWPWHDGGEFGSGRHAHAMPHYCFSRAATIYGGSDEVQKNVLAKMLLAGGTR, encoded by the coding sequence ATGGACATCGATTTCAGCCCGGAAGACATGGCGTTCCAGCAAGAGGTTCGCACTTGGTTCAAAGCCCACACACCGTCCGATCTCAAGCGCAAGACCGTCACCGGGGAAATGCTGCAGAAGAACGACATCGTTCAATGGCAGCGCCGACTCGATGGCCAGGGCTGGCTGGTCACCGGCTGGCCCAAGGAGCATGGGGGGCCGGGCTGGACGCCGACGCAGCGCTATATTTTCGACCTTGAGCGCGCGGCGGCCAGTGCGCCGGTGGGGCTGTCGATGGGCGTCATCATGCTCGGGCCGGTGCTGATTGCCTTCGGCACGCCAGAGCAAAAGGCGCAGTACCTGCCGCGCATCCGTCGCTGCGAGGACTGGTGGTGCCAAGGCTATTCCGAGCCGGGTGCAGGCTCCGACTTGGCCAGCCTGAAGACCACGGCCGTGGCCGATGGCAGCGATTACATCATCAACGGCTCCAAGATCTGGACCACTTATGCGCATTGGGCCACGCACATGTTCTGCCTGGTGCGTACCGCCAACACCGGCAAGAAGCAGGAAGGCATCTCCTTCCTGCTGATCGAGATGGACCGCTCCGGCATCGATGTCAAACCCATTGTCTCGATCGACGGCGAACACCACCTGAACCAGGTGTTTCTCACCGACGTTCGGGTGCCCAGAAAAAACCTGGTCGGTCGCGAAGGCCAGGGTTGGGACATTGCCAAGTACCTGCTCACGCACGAGCGCACCAGCATCGCCGGCGTGGCCGACTGCAAGGCGCATTTAGCCAACTTGTATGCCGCGGCAGGTGAGCGCCGCTCGGGTGGCCAACCGCTGATGGAGGACGCGGCGATGCGGCTCAAGCTGGCGCGCGCCGAGATCGAACTGATGGCGCTCGAACACACCAACTTTCGCGTGCTGGCCGCCACCGCCTCGGGCAAGGCGCCGGGGCCGGAATCCTCGCTGCTCAAGACCATGGGCACGGCGGTGCAACAGACCTTGGCCGAGCTGGGCGTCGAGATCGCCGCCGAGCAAGCCTGGCCCTGGCATGACGGCGGCGAGTTTGGAAGCGGACGCCATGCCCATGCGATGCCGCACTACTGTTTTTCGCGCGCCGCCACGATTTACGGCGGCAGCGACGAGGTGCAAAAGAATGTATTGGCCAAGATGCTGCTGGCCGGCGGCACGCGGTAA
- a CDS encoding acyl-CoA dehydrogenase family protein, whose product MNFDLSEEQKMLRDAAQKFLRAEYRFDARNQIVASASGMSHEHWQRFGEFGWLGLGLPEADGGFGGGMLETIQVAEALGAALVVEPYLVSAVLGAQAVARAGTAAQRATWLPGLVSGQRIVSLAHTEADARHDLAHVHTSAMAKGGRWVLSGRKSGVLGAPWADGFVVAARTSGTVSERRGISLFLVEAHTPGVQVAGYKVYDGSRAGDLQLDAVVLGPDALLGMEGESLGLLEHLVDLGIVAACADALGAMGALLRKTGEYVSTRKQFDVPIASFQVIQHRLVDMFAAVEASRSLVLMAALHAEHPDAATRSRAVSAAKAAIGERARFVAQQAVQLHGGVGMTEELDIGHYFRRLTLFCNLLGSTDHHLQRFATLRAVA is encoded by the coding sequence ATGAACTTTGATCTCTCCGAAGAACAAAAGATGCTGCGCGACGCGGCACAGAAATTTCTGCGCGCCGAATACCGCTTCGATGCGCGCAACCAGATCGTCGCGTCGGCGTCCGGCATGAGCCACGAGCACTGGCAGCGATTCGGGGAATTCGGCTGGCTTGGGCTCGGACTGCCCGAGGCCGATGGCGGTTTTGGCGGCGGCATGCTCGAGACGATCCAGGTCGCCGAGGCCCTGGGCGCCGCGCTGGTGGTCGAACCCTACCTCGTCAGCGCCGTGCTCGGCGCGCAGGCGGTGGCACGCGCGGGCACCGCGGCGCAGCGCGCGACCTGGCTGCCCGGGCTGGTCTCGGGCCAGCGCATTGTCAGCCTAGCGCACACCGAGGCCGATGCGCGCCACGACCTCGCCCATGTTCACACCAGCGCCATGGCCAAGGGCGGCCGCTGGGTGCTGTCGGGCCGCAAGAGCGGTGTGCTGGGCGCGCCCTGGGCCGACGGCTTTGTTGTGGCCGCCAGAACCTCGGGGACCGTCAGTGAACGCCGGGGAATCAGCTTGTTTCTGGTCGAGGCCCACACGCCGGGGGTGCAGGTGGCGGGCTACAAGGTCTACGACGGCAGTCGGGCTGGTGATCTGCAGCTTGATGCTGTCGTGCTGGGCCCGGACGCATTGCTGGGCATGGAAGGCGAAAGCCTGGGACTGCTCGAGCACCTGGTTGATCTTGGCATTGTTGCCGCCTGCGCCGACGCCCTGGGTGCCATGGGCGCGCTGTTGCGCAAAACTGGCGAATACGTCAGCACGCGCAAACAATTTGACGTGCCGATTGCCAGCTTCCAGGTCATCCAGCACCGGCTGGTCGATATGTTCGCCGCGGTCGAGGCCAGCCGCTCCCTGGTGCTGATGGCGGCCCTGCATGCCGAGCACCCCGACGCGGCCACCCGTTCGCGCGCCGTCTCGGCCGCCAAGGCCGCCATTGGTGAGCGCGCCCGCTTCGTGGCACAGCAAGCGGTGCAGTTGCACGGCGGCGTGGGCATGACCGAGGAGCTGGACATCGGCCATTACTTTCGCCGCCTGACGCTCTTTTGCAACCTGTTGGGCAGCACCGACCACCACCTGCAGCGCTTTGCGACGCTGCGTGCGGTGGCCTGA
- a CDS encoding acyl-CoA carboxylase subunit beta, producing MSLMTSTATPNSPEFQRNREAYELRIDDLHERRARALIGGPEKARLLHKKRKQLLPRERLAAVLDPGSPFLEFGQLAGDGLYEGVPPGGSIITGVGLVCGRACMLMIHDATVKGGTYYGITAKKHVRAQMFAWQHRLPCITMVQSGGANLPEQAHIFPDDGQFGSIFYNQIRMSAEGITQIATVHGPSTAGGAYLPALCDEAVIVRNQGAMFLAGPELVYAATKEEVDIETLGGGEMHSRISGVTDHLAENDGHAIAIVRGIVANLGTAAKQRWDVVPPLPPRHDPREIYGIVSADNRHPTDNREVLLRLIDDSDLQEFKPLYGDTMICGFARIKGFQIGILANNGVIFSESALKGAHFIELCCQRDIPLLFMADVSGFMVGKAVEQQGIAKHGAKFMTAMASANVPRYTLITGGSYAAAYLAMCGRPFKPNVMMMWPTGRAALMGPEQAATTLGLVRENIHRREGTSWSDEEREQFKQPIREQFESFSSPYNYASNLWCDMVIDPLETRDTMALLLELAGRVPARDTHFGVFRM from the coding sequence ATGAGCTTGATGACATCCACCGCCACGCCGAACTCGCCCGAATTTCAGCGCAACCGCGAAGCCTATGAGCTGCGCATTGACGACTTGCATGAACGCCGCGCACGTGCCCTGATCGGCGGCCCCGAAAAGGCGCGCCTGCTGCACAAGAAGCGCAAGCAATTGCTGCCGCGCGAGCGCCTGGCTGCCGTACTCGACCCCGGCTCGCCCTTCCTCGAGTTCGGGCAGCTTGCCGGCGACGGCCTGTACGAGGGCGTGCCGCCGGGCGGCAGCATCATCACCGGCGTGGGGCTGGTGTGCGGGCGCGCCTGCATGCTGATGATCCACGATGCCACGGTCAAGGGCGGCACCTACTACGGCATCACCGCTAAAAAGCATGTGCGGGCCCAGATGTTCGCCTGGCAGCACCGGCTGCCGTGCATCACCATGGTCCAGTCGGGCGGCGCCAACCTGCCGGAGCAGGCGCATATTTTCCCCGACGACGGCCAGTTCGGTTCCATTTTCTACAACCAGATCCGCATGTCGGCCGAGGGCATCACCCAGATCGCGACCGTGCACGGGCCGTCTACCGCCGGCGGCGCCTATCTCCCGGCGCTGTGCGACGAGGCGGTGATCGTGCGCAACCAGGGTGCGATGTTCCTCGCCGGGCCCGAGCTGGTGTACGCCGCCACCAAGGAAGAGGTTGACATTGAAACCCTGGGCGGCGGCGAGATGCACAGCCGCATCAGCGGCGTCACTGACCACCTGGCCGAGAACGATGGCCATGCCATCGCCATCGTGCGCGGCATCGTGGCCAACCTCGGTACCGCAGCCAAGCAGCGCTGGGACGTGGTGCCGCCGCTGCCGCCGCGCCATGACCCGCGCGAGATCTACGGCATTGTCAGCGCCGACAACCGGCATCCGACCGACAACCGCGAAGTGCTGCTGCGGTTGATCGACGACAGTGACCTGCAGGAGTTCAAACCCCTGTACGGCGACACCATGATCTGCGGCTTTGCTCGCATCAAGGGCTTTCAGATCGGCATTCTGGCCAACAACGGCGTGATCTTCTCCGAGAGCGCGCTCAAGGGCGCGCACTTCATTGAGTTGTGCTGCCAGCGCGACATTCCGCTGCTGTTCATGGCCGATGTGTCGGGCTTCATGGTCGGCAAAGCCGTGGAGCAGCAGGGCATTGCCAAGCACGGCGCCAAGTTCATGACGGCCATGGCCTCGGCCAACGTGCCGCGCTACACGCTGATCACCGGAGGCTCGTACGCGGCGGCCTACTTGGCGATGTGCGGGCGCCCGTTCAAGCCCAACGTGATGATGATGTGGCCTACCGGCCGCGCCGCGCTGATGGGCCCAGAGCAGGCCGCCACCACCCTGGGCCTGGTGCGCGAGAACATCCACCGGCGCGAGGGCACTAGCTGGAGCGACGAAGAACGCGAGCAATTCAAGCAACCGATACGCGAGCAGTTCGAGAGCTTTTCCAGTCCCTACAACTACGCCTCCAACCTGTGGTGCGACATGGTGATTGACCCGCTGGAAACACGCGACACCATGGCTTTGCTGCTGGAGCTGGCGGGCCGCGTGCCGGCGCGCGACACGCACTTCGGCGTGTTCCGCATGTAA
- a CDS encoding CaiB/BaiF CoA transferase family protein translates to MLDAILSGCRVLDLTQNVAGPFCTQTLGDLGAEVIKIERPGSGDDARQWKPPEVAGVSTGFAALNRNKKSVCIDLDSAAGQQLVARLAAGADVLVHSLKPGSAEARGLGDEHLRPTNPRLVYCAISAFGEVGPMRALPGYDPLMQAFTGIMSVSGHEGDEPARVGVSLIDMGTGMWATLAILAALLRRASTGAGMRVHASLLETGLSWMTVPVANYLATQRLPRKMGSAMAMMAPYELFDSADGKVFIAAANDRLFGRICSALACPELAQDPRFIDMSARIGHREALHDALEARTRQRSTADCVAALRAAGAPCSEMHDVAQMLAHEQVQAIGMLGALPLPGAPQHQTMGLPISSQGRRGRSGPPPPVLGGNTDEVLTALGLHADELAALRQQRVVD, encoded by the coding sequence ATGCTCGACGCCATTCTCTCCGGCTGCCGCGTGCTCGACCTGACCCAAAACGTGGCCGGCCCGTTTTGCACCCAGACCCTCGGCGACCTCGGCGCCGAGGTTATCAAGATCGAACGCCCCGGCAGCGGCGACGATGCGCGCCAGTGGAAACCGCCCGAAGTGGCCGGCGTCTCGACCGGCTTCGCGGCGCTGAACCGCAACAAGAAGAGCGTCTGCATCGACCTCGACAGCGCGGCCGGCCAGCAGCTGGTTGCGCGCCTGGCGGCCGGTGCCGACGTGCTGGTGCATTCGCTCAAGCCCGGCAGCGCCGAAGCGCGCGGCCTCGGCGACGAACACCTGCGACCGACCAATCCGCGCCTCGTGTACTGCGCGATCAGCGCCTTCGGCGAGGTCGGCCCGATGCGCGCGCTGCCCGGCTACGACCCGCTGATGCAGGCCTTCACCGGCATCATGAGCGTCAGCGGCCACGAAGGCGACGAGCCGGCGCGCGTCGGCGTGTCGCTGATCGACATGGGCACCGGCATGTGGGCCACGTTGGCGATCCTGGCCGCGCTGCTGCGCCGCGCCAGCACGGGCGCAGGCATGCGCGTGCACGCCAGCCTGCTCGAGACCGGGCTGTCGTGGATGACGGTGCCGGTGGCGAACTACCTGGCCACCCAGCGCCTACCGCGCAAGATGGGTTCGGCCATGGCGATGATGGCGCCCTACGAGCTCTTCGACAGTGCCGACGGCAAGGTCTTCATCGCCGCGGCCAACGACCGGCTGTTCGGCCGCATCTGCAGCGCGCTGGCTTGCCCAGAGCTGGCGCAGGACCCGCGCTTCATCGACATGTCGGCGCGCATCGGCCACCGCGAGGCGCTGCACGACGCGCTGGAAGCGCGCACCCGGCAGCGCAGCACCGCCGACTGCGTGGCGGCGCTGCGCGCGGCCGGTGCGCCCTGCAGCGAGATGCACGACGTGGCCCAGATGCTGGCGCACGAACAGGTGCAAGCGATCGGCATGCTGGGCGCGCTGCCGCTGCCGGGCGCACCGCAACACCAGACGATGGGCCTGCCCATCAGTTCGCAGGGCCGTCGCGGGCGCAGCGGCCCGCCGCCGCCAGTGCTGGGCGGGAACACCGACGAGGTGTTGACGGCACTGGGCCTGCATGCCGATGAACTGGCGGCGCTGCGACAGCAACGCGTCGTCGATTGA
- a CDS encoding acyl-CoA dehydrogenase family protein, translating to MNFDYTETQGQIRAAVKELCKGFGPEYWRQCAQDGAYPEAFVDAMAKAGWLAALIPEEYGGAGLPLLDACLILQEINQNGGSAVHCHAQMYTMASIMRHGSEAQKRRTLPRIADGSLRLQAFGVTEPDAGSNTLAIKTFARKVPGGYVVNGQKIWTSRYSHSHMYLLIARTTPIDAVKKKTDGLSLFLIDIKKAGASLKATPIRTMINHHTFQVFIDNLELSDDDRIGEEGKGFYYLLDSLHSERLLVASEAIGDGHWFVGKAARYGSERVVFDRPIGANQGVQFPIARAHMNIEAAELMRNKAATLFDAGLPCGREATMVKYLASEAAWEAAEAAMTTFGGYGVACEYDIERKWKESRLFRTAPISNNLVLAQVAEHLLGMPRSY from the coding sequence ATGAACTTCGACTACACCGAGACCCAGGGCCAGATCCGCGCCGCCGTCAAGGAGTTGTGCAAGGGCTTCGGCCCCGAATACTGGCGCCAGTGCGCGCAGGACGGCGCCTATCCGGAAGCCTTCGTCGACGCGATGGCCAAGGCCGGCTGGCTGGCTGCGCTGATTCCCGAGGAATACGGCGGCGCCGGGTTGCCGCTGCTCGACGCCTGCCTGATCCTGCAGGAGATCAACCAGAACGGCGGCAGCGCGGTGCACTGCCATGCGCAGATGTACACGATGGCGTCAATCATGCGCCACGGCTCCGAGGCACAGAAGCGCCGCACGCTGCCGCGCATCGCTGACGGCAGCCTGCGGCTGCAGGCCTTCGGCGTGACCGAGCCCGACGCGGGCTCCAACACGCTGGCGATCAAGACCTTCGCGCGCAAGGTGCCGGGCGGCTACGTCGTCAATGGCCAGAAGATCTGGACCTCGCGCTACAGCCACTCGCACATGTATCTGCTGATCGCGCGCACCACGCCGATCGACGCGGTGAAGAAGAAGACCGATGGCCTGAGCCTGTTCCTGATCGACATCAAGAAGGCGGGCGCGTCGCTCAAGGCCACGCCGATCCGCACGATGATCAATCACCACACCTTCCAGGTCTTCATCGACAACCTCGAACTGAGCGACGACGACCGCATCGGCGAGGAAGGCAAGGGCTTTTACTACCTGCTGGATTCGCTGCATTCCGAGCGGCTGCTGGTGGCCAGCGAGGCCATCGGCGACGGCCACTGGTTCGTCGGCAAGGCCGCGCGCTACGGCAGCGAGCGTGTCGTCTTCGACCGCCCGATCGGCGCCAACCAGGGCGTGCAGTTTCCGATCGCGCGCGCCCACATGAACATCGAGGCCGCCGAACTGATGCGCAACAAAGCCGCGACGCTGTTCGACGCCGGCCTGCCCTGCGGGCGCGAGGCGACCATGGTCAAGTACCTGGCCAGCGAAGCCGCCTGGGAGGCAGCCGAGGCGGCCATGACCACCTTCGGCGGCTATGGCGTGGCCTGCGAGTACGACATCGAGCGCAAATGGAAAGAGAGCCGGCTGTTCCGCACCGCGCCGATCTCCAACAACCTGGTGCTGGCGCAGGTGGCCGAGCATCTGTTGGGTATGCCCCGCTCTTACTGA
- a CDS encoding enoyl-CoA hydratase/isomerase family protein, which yields MHHETLLIHPAPGTAPEDGIRCLVLNRPEVMNAMNTQMFVDLRNALHELAFDDGLRVLIITGAGERAFSAGGDLKQRDGMTDGQWRRQHQLAEEVLLAVKDFPQPVIAAVEGHAHGGGCELALMCDYIVASRAAVFSLPELRRGIMPGGGGIQNLVRAIGARRAKKLLFTARRFSAEEAAEWGMVTDLAEPGTALAAAVADARDIVLAAPMATHYAKLAASRGGEIDFHSGYMLDIAAYNVLVSSADRLEGVKAFNEKRPPRWSGL from the coding sequence ATGCACCACGAAACCCTGCTGATCCACCCCGCGCCGGGCACCGCACCGGAGGACGGCATCCGCTGCCTGGTGCTCAACCGCCCCGAGGTGATGAACGCGATGAACACGCAGATGTTCGTCGACCTGCGCAACGCCCTGCACGAACTGGCCTTCGACGACGGCCTGCGTGTGCTGATCATCACCGGCGCCGGTGAACGAGCTTTCTCGGCCGGCGGCGACCTCAAGCAGCGCGACGGCATGACCGACGGTCAATGGCGGCGCCAACACCAGCTCGCCGAAGAGGTGTTGCTGGCGGTCAAGGATTTCCCGCAACCGGTGATCGCCGCCGTCGAAGGCCACGCACATGGCGGCGGCTGCGAACTGGCGTTGATGTGTGACTACATCGTCGCTTCGCGCGCTGCGGTATTTTCGCTGCCCGAGCTGCGGCGCGGCATCATGCCCGGCGGCGGGGGTATCCAGAACCTCGTGCGCGCCATCGGTGCGCGGCGCGCCAAGAAGCTGCTGTTCACCGCGCGCCGCTTCTCGGCCGAAGAAGCCGCCGAATGGGGCATGGTCACCGACCTGGCCGAGCCGGGTACGGCGCTGGCCGCCGCAGTCGCCGACGCGCGCGACATCGTGCTGGCCGCACCGATGGCCACCCACTACGCCAAACTCGCCGCCTCGCGCGGCGGCGAGATTGACTTCCACAGCGGCTACATGCTCGACATCGCCGCCTACAACGTGCTGGTGTCCTCGGCCGACAGGCTGGAGGGCGTGAAGGCCTTCAATGAAAAGCGCCCACCGCGCTGGAGCGGACTCTGA
- a CDS encoding acetyl/propionyl/methylcrotonyl-CoA carboxylase subunit alpha: protein MFKKILIANRGEIACRIAHTCRRLGIAVAGVHSSADRDALHVDLIGESIEIGGATPAESYLRIDAVIDAARRTGSQAIHPGFGFLAENAVFARTVEAAGLVFIGPTPEVIERLGDKASAKREARAAGVAVLGGSELPSRDAAEVAATVRGLPLPVILKAAAGGGGKGMRVVQQLDGLMEAIEAAMREAKSSFGDAALIVEAFVERGRHIEVQIVGDGHGEVIHLFERECTLQRRHQKVIEEAPAVYLAPALREAMLGDAVRLGQRLRYRGVGTVEFIVQGDSHHFLEVNPRLQVEHPVTEEVTGIDIVEVMLRIAANEGLPLRQSEVQVRGHAIEARVCAEDAAQNFLPSTGELIAVRFPTSGVRVESGVRAGMVVTPYYDSMLAKLIVHAPTREAALDRLSGALGETQVHGVETNCAFLQRLLALPATRDASFHTRLIDEVLAEGGQGTGSAPLERLAAAAAWWLLDARRSSKPFGAWSALDVTGWQMHAGDDRLTPVPALLLRSGGTTHEARFGAVSPESEVTVQIGTERVRLALTASAGSDWRLRIGDCHEVLTIVRSDDTVFVQSGGTAHAIGVTSYLSQVATGRQASGQLRTPMMGMILKTHVEVGERVRAGDVVATMESMKMEMRINADHDGVVRSLSVQPGQMVERGLVVAVVESEGAAE, encoded by the coding sequence ATGTTCAAAAAAATCCTGATCGCCAACCGCGGCGAAATCGCCTGCCGCATTGCACACACCTGCCGGCGCCTCGGTATTGCAGTGGCCGGTGTGCATTCGAGTGCTGATCGCGATGCGCTGCACGTTGACCTGATCGGCGAGTCGATCGAAATCGGTGGGGCAACGCCAGCCGAGAGCTACCTGCGCATCGATGCGGTGATCGATGCGGCCCGGCGGACCGGGTCGCAGGCCATTCATCCTGGTTTTGGCTTTCTGGCCGAAAACGCGGTCTTCGCGCGCACGGTCGAGGCGGCCGGCCTGGTCTTTATCGGCCCGACGCCCGAGGTCATTGAGCGCCTGGGCGACAAGGCGTCGGCCAAGCGCGAGGCGCGCGCCGCTGGCGTGGCCGTGCTCGGCGGCAGCGAGCTGCCCAGCCGCGACGCGGCAGAAGTGGCGGCCACCGTACGCGGCCTGCCACTGCCAGTGATTCTGAAAGCGGCCGCCGGTGGCGGCGGCAAGGGCATGCGGGTGGTGCAGCAATTGGACGGGTTGATGGAGGCCATCGAGGCGGCCATGCGCGAAGCCAAAAGTTCCTTTGGCGACGCGGCGTTGATCGTCGAAGCCTTTGTCGAGCGCGGGCGCCACATCGAGGTGCAGATTGTCGGCGACGGCCATGGCGAAGTGATTCACCTGTTCGAGCGCGAATGCACGTTGCAGCGGCGCCATCAGAAAGTCATCGAAGAGGCTCCAGCGGTGTATCTCGCCCCGGCGCTGCGCGAGGCGATGCTCGGTGACGCGGTGCGCCTGGGGCAGCGACTGCGCTATCGCGGTGTCGGCACGGTGGAATTCATCGTGCAGGGCGACAGTCACCATTTTCTCGAAGTCAACCCGCGGCTGCAAGTTGAGCATCCGGTGACTGAAGAGGTGACTGGTATCGACATTGTGGAGGTCATGCTGCGCATCGCTGCCAACGAGGGATTACCCTTGCGTCAGAGCGAAGTGCAGGTGCGCGGCCACGCGATTGAGGCGCGGGTCTGCGCTGAAGACGCAGCGCAAAATTTCCTGCCATCCACCGGTGAACTGATCGCGGTGCGGTTCCCGACTTCGGGTGTGCGGGTTGAATCGGGGGTGCGGGCCGGCATGGTGGTCACGCCCTACTACGACTCGATGCTGGCCAAGCTGATCGTTCATGCGCCCACGCGCGAGGCTGCGCTGGACCGTCTGAGTGGGGCGCTGGGCGAAACCCAGGTGCACGGCGTCGAAACCAATTGCGCTTTTCTGCAGCGTCTGCTGGCCCTGCCTGCAACGCGGGACGCCAGCTTCCACACCCGTCTGATTGACGAGGTGCTGGCAGAGGGGGGTCAGGGCACGGGTAGCGCGCCGCTGGAGCGGCTGGCTGCAGCGGCGGCCTGGTGGTTGCTCGATGCGCGGCGCAGCAGCAAGCCATTCGGAGCCTGGTCGGCCTTGGACGTGACGGGTTGGCAGATGCACGCTGGCGACGATCGGCTCACGCCGGTTCCGGCGCTGTTGCTGCGCTCGGGAGGAACAACACACGAAGCCCGGTTCGGCGCCGTCTCGCCCGAGTCCGAAGTAACGGTGCAAATCGGCACCGAACGGGTTCGCCTGGCGCTGACCGCCAGCGCCGGGAGCGATTGGCGTTTGCGCATAGGGGATTGTCATGAGGTACTGACCATCGTGCGCAGCGACGATACCGTGTTTGTGCAGAGCGGCGGCACCGCCCACGCCATCGGCGTGACCTCCTACCTCAGCCAGGTCGCCACTGGCCGCCAGGCCAGCGGACAGTTGCGCACGCCGATGATGGGAATGATCCTGAAGACCCATGTGGAGGTTGGCGAGCGGGTACGTGCCGGCGACGTGGTGGCGACGATGGAGTCGATGAAGATGGAGATGCGCATCAACGCCGATCACGATGGCGTGGTGCGCTCGCTGTCGGTGCAGCCCGGGCAGATGGTCGAGCGCGGCCTGGTGGTGGCCGTGGTTGAGTCCGAGGGCGCCGCGGAATGA